One genomic region from Homalodisca vitripennis isolate AUS2020 chromosome 6, UT_GWSS_2.1, whole genome shotgun sequence encodes:
- the LOC124364157 gene encoding uncharacterized protein LOC124364157, which yields MKTAEVNLGPSSNIFKPFCTQAYSCNIDQPTGLENVNMSANETLLKGDFLKMNNTKVNKEDKEVGESFDSNETLLKKNEGDKYDLNMNVPREVGYKPQKNIVGADCRNNKSFAVDKAKRNSKQAVYNTKGIGSLEINNAKSLKHTEPISDPAYNRNIFKCTLVQRKQAINTAYEVQNLEPIYPRVSSVVLTPEIDKPLFSPKRSSNNVKTYKEGNCEDEIIVNVPDKGRNSKITVGESYLRSLIKESFLKVKEEENYSIQNNVSSDGMFLEDSSGYGSEEETCDDDVGIDGFDSDDSFGSDVCFEHSNERGEICDFSCNDYQPTYFDTSGEEIDNPIQEECEETLAKGEGISRTNFDSEVFPYLRRSYKRRSSESPCNLPVIEEETSTSVLAPLSEEEFDLDYCLVDSNGKAIQLFDHNGLPLTDRRGRPLRTAKGEPLMKCDDDGIPLVDYNDCSVFDMFGRTPNHKDFDPAMAPKMPTFNRLAACDGKPLLLYDAQDRPLTSVSGTMLVDSSGRGLIRLATKPEDE from the coding sequence ATGAAAACGGCTGAAGTAAATTTAGGACcatcttcaaatatttttaaacctttttgtacACAGGCGTACTCGTGTAATATTGATCAACCTACAGGCTTGGAAAATGTGAACATGAGTGCCAATGAAACACTTCTAAAGGGTGACTTCcttaaaatgaataatacaaaagTCAACAAGGAAGATAAAGAAGTAGGAGAGTCATTTGACTCAAATGAAACGTTACTTAAAAAGAATGAAGGAGACAAGTATGATTTAAATATGAATGTGCCGAGGGAGGTTGGATACAAACCTCAGAAAAACATTGTGGGAGCCGATTGCAGAAACAATAAGTCTTTCGCCGTTGACAAAGCGAAGCGTAATTCCAAACAAGCAGTTTATAATACAAAAGGTATCGGATCACTAGAGATAAACAACGCTAAATCTTTAAAACATACTGAACCAATTTCCGACCCGGCTTAcaacagaaatattttcaaatgtactcTTGTGCAGAGGAAACAGGCTATAAATACAGCCTATGAGGTGCAAAATCTAGAGCCTATCTATCCCAGAGTTTCATCAGTAGTATTGACACCTGAGATTGATAAACCACTTTTTTCTCCGAAAAGATCTTCAAATAATGTCAAAACCTATAAAGAGGGCAACTGTGAAGACGAGATAATTGTGAATGTACCAGACAAGGGGCGTAATTCAAAAATTACCGTTGGCGAATCTTACTTAAGATCACTGATTAAGGAAAGCTTTTTGAAAGTAAAAGAGGAAGAAAATTACAGCATACAAAACAACGTTAGTTCGGACGGAATGTTCTTAGAGGACTCGTCTGGGTATGGATCAGAAGAAGAAACCTGTGACGATGATGTTGGCATTGATGGTTTTGATTCCGATGACTCCTTTGGGTCTGATGTTTGTTTTGAACACTCCAACGAAAGAGGTGAAATATGTGATTTTTCTTGTAACGATTACCAACCAACATATTTTGACACGAGTGGGGAGGAAATTGATAATCCCATCCAGGAGGAATGTGAAGAGACATTGGCGAAAGGAGAGGGAATCTCCCGCACAAATTTCGATAGCGAAGTGTTTCCCTACTTAAGAAGGAGTTATAAGCGAAGGTCATCTGAGAGTCCGTGTAACTTGCCTGTGATTGAAGAAGAAACGTCAACTTCTGTTCTGGCCCCGCTATCCGAAGAGGAATTTGACCTTGACTACTGTCTCGTTGACAGCAACGGAAAGGCCATACAGCTGTTTGACCACAATGGCCTCCCCCTCACGGACAGACGTGGAAGGCCTTTGCGGACGGCTAAGGGAGAGCCCCTCATGAAATGCGACGATGATGGCATACCCCTTGTCGACTATAATGACTGCTCCGTTTTCGACATGTTCGGCCGCACACCGAATCACAAGGACTTCGATCCTGCGATGGCCCCGAAGATGCCGACGTTCAACAGACTGGCGGCGTGTGATGGCAAGCCCCTGCTCCTGTACGACGCCCAGGATCGTCCTCTTACCAGCGTCAGTGGGACTATGCTAGTCGACTCTTCTGGCCGAGGACTGATTCGTCTCGCCACCAAACCGGAGGACGAGTAA